The nucleotide window CAAAATACGCAGGTTACAACTGAACTTACTCTGTTGACTTACTGAGCTTATACAGCCACTTTTTTACATCTTTGTCTGAATACATTATTTTCTACactaaattttatataaaaaaaatgcaaaataactgtttttatttccaagatgtgtataactttctttcatctgctcaacacaaacaaagatatttagaagaatatttcagctctgtaggtccatgcattgtatagacctacagagctgagatattcttctaaaaatcttaatttgtgttcagaagaagaaagaaagtcatacacttctggaatggcatgagagtaaatgatgagagaattttcatttttgggcaaattctccctaaaaaaaaaaaaaagacatttgatacCATTCAGTATGTAGTAAGATAGTATTTCATTCCAAACATAGTCTTTCTCTGGCTATATTTTAGAATGGAATACCAGCGTACTATATACAGTGCAAGATACACagtatactgcctactattttgtaatagtatgtgaaacattatgtaatgaaaaacatttcaaacagctaCACTGTTGTTTCATgaccttattgtgttgcatgtttATTTAAACAATTGGTTTATTTCTCTGAGATAAAAATGGGTATTATGCATTTTTATACTAATTATTGCCAACTCTTTACAGTCCCTTAAAGTAATGAATCTGGAAGATTCATATAAAATGCCCCAGTTAATTTagcacactggaaatggaaggtgaAGTTGTGCACATTGCTTattggaatatactgtataagtatTCAGAGGTGTGTGCCAAAATTGTAGGTCATTTAGGTGTGCTTCTGTATCCATAAAGAACATTTTAATCCTGTCTAAAGAATACAtaatgcagaaatagtaagagtccTATGGTAGTATGTTATTGCAAATATAGCTTTAGATACTTAAAAACAGTGATCACACTTTTTAGAGTTACAAATAATCTCATCACCCTGGGCAAAGGAATAAACTATAATCCTTGTATGATTGTGATATTTTTGGGTATTTCTGCAGAGGCTTACTGAGATTATGGATAAAGGAGAGTATCTGAGGATAACAGTTGAGGGAGGCGGTTGTTCAGGCTTCCAGTATAAATTCTCAGTGGATAATGTCAGAAACGAAGATGACAGGTAATGACAACAGTTAATGTGTATGCACTTTCCACAAATAGGATAAAAAAAATTGGActtgaaaaatgaaataaaatgtagttCTTTTTCAGCAAAGCACCAGTGAAAGGAGTTGCTTAATATTCAGAAATACTAAATATGACTAAATAttattaaagctgttttaatTTTTCCAGGCCTGTTACCAGAATTTGAATCAGCCTGAacactgttgaaaaaaaaaaacactgatttgtgtgatttagtttttttatagtAATaaggtatttttgtattttattcaaacACCTTTAACTCTTCAAGTCTGGAGCATTTTCGGGCTGCTCTCTGcaatttatcacactgaaatttaAAAGCTCGCcctttacacatactgtggactaagcCAAAAATGTCTAATTGTTTCAAATTTTGGTTGATCTCCTGCATTTATTTCTGCTTTGGTGCCTTTCCAGAGTGTTCGAAAGAAATGGTGTTGGGTTGATAATTGACCAGGACAGTCTGGAGTTTGTGAAAGGATCCACTGTTGACTTCAGTCAGGAGCTCATCCGTTCATCCTTTCAGGTGTTAAAGAACCCGCAGGCAGACCACGGCTGCTCATGTGGCTCATCCTTCTCCATTAAAGTCTGACGCTCAGCCTCTACATCACTTTAGTAGAATTTATTAGCCATATAACCATAAGTTGTTAAAGCATGTGTGGTTATATGCTTATTTAAGATCAATCAGAAGCATAATTTACAGTTTTGTTAATATGATGGGCCCTGATATATGATTAAACCATTGATTACAGCTACAGATGTCGCATGATGGAGGACAACGGAATTCAGAACCTACATCTGTATGTGTTGTATATAAAgaagattataaatatatttctaataAAGTTATGTCATGTACGTTGTTGCAGATatttcagaattttcattttccatTGTGCAGATTGGCTGCTGAGACTCATATACTTTTATTTCTTGAATATTCTCAAGATCAGGTGTAGCTCATCTTATATCTGCTAATTTcattactgataaaatttaaataataagaaataaaattggaattatgcaatcatctgtcatcgcacctcagaaaacagtttctcataattttcctcatgtgaaacttcaatcctttgctgtcataggtcatgaagagctaacaaaacttatcgaaacatcaaaagccacaacatgtttgttagatccaataccaactaagctcttaaaagacgtattccctgtaatctcataacctcttcttaatattattaactcctcgataTGATTAGGACATGTCTCAAGAGACTTTTAAatagcagttatcaaactgcttagtaagaagccacaacttgatcctggagaacttgctaattatagaccgatttaaaATCTCCAGTTCAAATCtccaaaaatactagaaaatttagtgtcctcccaaatatgataatttctacagagaaatagtatatatgaacaatcaggatttaggcctcatcacagtacagagactgcacttatcagagttacaaattacttgctcttatcagctgatcgcagctgcatttctcttctagtgcttttagatcttagtgctgcattcgacatgatagatcacgacattctctagAATAGGCTAGAGAaatatgttggcattcatggaCTTGCATCAGTATGGTTTAGGTCCTACTTAgtagaccgctaccactttgtctatgtaaatgaggaattgtcaaaccaaaaaaATCTACATAATATGCAGTTGTAGAACAAATACTAAACCGGAACAACTACATGTCACTTGTGTAatttaatgtgtaattttctcaaaatgttttagtGTATGTgtagttatactgtatatacgcataacatgttcattaacatttttgcaaatgtataagAGAATGTGTTTATCTAAGATCCTGTAATTGGTCATTAATTTTTTGACCAGTTTTAATCAGCATTTTGccttcacattcattttaaatggtgtCAAACcacttttttaaagtacaaatatttcctGTTGTTTTTCAATAAATCTTAGATAATAAAAGCTACATGCATACATCAAAAAATCATTAACCCCCcagcaaaataatgtttaaaatagtaGTAATGCATGTCACACCGCAGGATGCCAACTTTCCAGAAGTATTTCATCTTCCtgaaaaacattcatttaaagtgTTGCGGACATCACTTACTGAAACACGTGACAGTTCttgaatttaaacaaattaatgtgtgatatgtgtatatatatatatatatatatatatatgtatgtatgtgtgtgtgtgcacatattgttttattattaaatttgtcttttaataaacatttcacaaaaatatacaaaagaaTGTCTTTACAAATGATATTTACATTGATAAGA belongs to Xyrauchen texanus isolate HMW12.3.18 chromosome 16, RBS_HiC_50CHRs, whole genome shotgun sequence and includes:
- the isca2 gene encoding iron-sulfur cluster assembly 2 homolog, mitochondrial is translated as MSFARSLLTSVSKTASFHLLNVSSVRRTCPARLISPSTSTVLYSSTSLSTEQQNTSSPSDDRIDLSESCVKRLTEIMDKGEYLRITVEGGGCSGFQYKFSVDNVRNEDDRVFERNGVGLIIDQDSLEFVKGSTVDFSQELIRSSFQVLKNPQADHGCSCGSSFSIKV